The nucleotide window TGAGTTACGTTTATGTTtcctaaacttaaccaagggtGCTACATTGCTAGGATGTTTATCACCACTTGTACACGTTATTTACGGAGTGATGAATGGCGTGTTTCTATGCCTGATGATCTTCTGGTTAATCAAGTTGAAAGAATGTGCAGATGATGATTAAGATTTCTCCTGGTTCTGATGTTTTCCGATGTCATCTGTAATATTTTCCTGTTTGTTTAGTTTTTAACTTATCATGATAGGGTCAAAATTGGAGAACGTCTgtgattttaattgatttttctgTTCATAATATAGCTTGTATTTATTGTAAATTGTCTAACTCCAAATATAGATCTATCAAATAAAGTTTAATTCAAACACACATCTATATGCCGAGTAGAGTTTGAAGAAATAATTATACTACATATTTTATGTATGATGCTACCAATTCATTACTaaataacaaattatttaaaattagaagataaattttgaagaatctattttcaatatttaaaattgtaaattaaattaaaattaattaaacatattTTTGGCTCAGAAGCTTCTTTCacaattttttaattcaagttcTACAAGTTTACTATTAATGATTTCCCAACTAGAATAGAATGAAAATAATTTACTGAAAATTCTGTCTATTTTCAACGCATCCCTCACCTTCCTAAGTaggaaataaataatatgaagCGAGGAAGTACTAccaactttattttattttgaaataaattaaaaattatttttaaaccaattaatacaagtttttgttgatttttttttctaaaacagTTGATGAGAAAAATAgtagtttaaaaattatactattttatcataaaattaacaaataatattaataataactttgtatatttgtaatgtattttgtatttttcataaaataacatcttGAATGAAGGAACCGAATCAGTCCATGCACATTTTTCGGGTTCGCAGGCCTACTCCTTATGTGACAATGGGATGGGGTCGGCGGAACTAAAGTAGGGGCGGCCCCGGAGGAGAAGACGGCCAATATTTATCATCTTAGCGGCGGAAAACGAAACCCTTCACATAAATTTAATGGAGGGTGATTTGTCGGACTCCGTTCCCTGCTCCTCCATAGCTGTCAATTCAGTGATACGTGTGAGCTCGGAAAGCCTCAGCAATTTTGGAAGGCTAATTTTCACGACGGATACTGTTGTAAAACAATGGTAGTTAATTGCAATGCAGGCGGGAACGATCTGGGGTTCGTGTGTTGGCCCGTTTGATGCTAGAAGTTTGGGTGAAATCTTTGTTTTCAGTCCATTTATGTATTCCAATTTATCATTCTGAGCTAAAGTCACCGAATAATTCGTTTGCTTTGTTAAATTGTTTAGGTCTATCGGGCATGACTCGAACGATGTTTATAGTAAGTCGTTCGATCTTTCTTTCAgcttttttcttaatttatgaGTAAATGAAGTTGATAGTTTTTGTTTTCTGATATTTGATTGTACGTTAACTCCATTCCCCACAACGGATTTCAATGGGGTAATATATTGCGTACATAAGTTATTTTGTCAATCAATTTCTGTTTTTGAAAcgaagtttatttatttttccaccTTTGTTTTTGGATAATCCAGGGCTATTTGCTGCTATTTTTTCTTTTGCTCATTGTGGAATTCAAAGATACCGGAGGCGGAAAGATCGGGTAAGTAATTTTTTTCAGAGGCTACTGTGTAAGGATTTTGTGTGAAATTAAGATGACACcttcagaaatccaaacattcAACTCCATGTGGTAAAAATGTTCCTCA belongs to Primulina huaijiensis isolate GDHJ02 unplaced genomic scaffold, ASM1229523v2 scaffold208212, whole genome shotgun sequence and includes:
- the LOC140966900 gene encoding uncharacterized protein; protein product: MEGDLSDSVPCSSIAVNSVIRVSSESLSNFGRLIFTTDTVVKQWYPFIFVCFVKLFRSIGHDSNDVYRLFAAIFSFAHCGIQRYRRRKDRTCDSLLGRGSDVLGREQSACY